A single region of the Plantactinospora soyae genome encodes:
- a CDS encoding DUF3152 domain-containing protein: MTIPANHHDRDRSRPGSARSHGRRERHRVAVARARRRRTVALALFAVTAGLLAVGLVHGRPGGPDSTVAAAGRDRVVAGAAGTTAGRGGPKTDPDAGYPTTGPGTFGYAGAGPVLGSAGALRRYRVAVEQDIGQDVAGFAGAVDAVLGDPRGWTASKRLRFQRVGKAAKAEFTVFLATPGSSERMCATAGLHTERYGSCRLPGEVVLNVARWLTAVPEYGAPLEVYQAFALNHEVGHELGEDHQACPRTGAPAPVMAQQTYGLRGCAPNGWPYVDGRRYAGPVVP, encoded by the coding sequence ATGACGATTCCGGCAAACCATCACGACCGCGACCGTTCTCGGCCCGGGTCGGCCCGCTCGCACGGCCGGCGTGAACGGCACCGCGTCGCCGTCGCCCGCGCGCGGCGGCGGCGTACCGTCGCACTCGCCCTGTTCGCGGTCACCGCCGGCCTGCTCGCGGTCGGGTTGGTGCACGGCCGTCCGGGCGGGCCGGATTCGACGGTGGCGGCGGCGGGCCGGGACCGGGTCGTCGCCGGGGCGGCGGGCACGACGGCCGGCCGGGGTGGTCCGAAGACCGACCCGGACGCCGGTTATCCGACCACCGGTCCGGGCACCTTCGGGTACGCCGGTGCGGGCCCGGTGCTCGGCAGTGCGGGTGCCCTGCGCCGGTACCGCGTCGCGGTGGAGCAGGACATCGGCCAGGACGTCGCCGGATTCGCCGGTGCGGTCGACGCGGTCCTCGGTGATCCGCGTGGCTGGACGGCCTCGAAGCGGCTCCGGTTCCAGCGGGTCGGCAAGGCCGCCAAGGCGGAGTTCACCGTCTTCCTCGCCACCCCGGGCAGTTCGGAACGGATGTGCGCGACCGCCGGGCTGCACACCGAGCGGTACGGCTCGTGCCGCCTGCCGGGCGAGGTGGTCCTGAACGTCGCCCGGTGGCTGACGGCGGTGCCGGAGTACGGCGCGCCGTTGGAGGTCTACCAGGCGTTCGCGCTGAACCACGAGGTCGGGCACGAACTCGGCGAGGATCACCAGGCCTGCCCGCGTACCGGGGCACCCGCGCCGGTGATGGCGCAGCAGACGTACGGCCTGCGGGGCTGCGCGCCGAACGGCTGGCCGTACGTCGACGGGCGCCGGTACGCCGGCCCGGTCGTGCCGTAG
- a CDS encoding DUF3152 domain-containing protein, translated as MRINPRLKPSAPNSVPPPGEASSGRPGSRRRPRPGHLLAVALLCVAAAIAVVALLVPPADRSAAEAVPTASLTAPASVAAPTPTPTPTPVVPPPPVLRLGGPVPASGSGKFTYATGRGEVLGRAGTLRRYRVAMERGANEDIGEFAAKVDASLADPRSWIGSGRLRLQRVPNGGGHDFTIYLATAGTARRMCAESGVNIQVGGKPYTSCRGTGRVILNLDRWRLSVPHFVSAKVPLETYRTYVVNHEVGHELGHGHEQCPRTGRAAPVMMQQTLFLRGCSANPWPYLRGKRYAGPSL; from the coding sequence GTGCGGATCAACCCTCGGCTCAAACCATCGGCACCCAATTCCGTCCCACCGCCCGGCGAGGCATCCTCGGGTCGACCGGGCTCCCGGCGGCGTCCCCGGCCCGGTCACCTGCTCGCGGTCGCCCTGCTCTGCGTGGCCGCCGCGATCGCCGTCGTCGCGTTGCTGGTGCCGCCGGCCGACCGCTCGGCCGCCGAGGCGGTGCCGACGGCGTCCCTGACGGCTCCGGCCAGCGTCGCCGCCCCGACGCCGACGCCCACCCCTACGCCGGTCGTACCGCCGCCGCCCGTCCTGCGGCTCGGCGGTCCGGTGCCGGCGAGCGGGTCGGGCAAGTTCACGTACGCGACCGGTCGGGGCGAGGTGCTCGGCCGGGCCGGGACCCTGCGTCGTTACCGGGTGGCGATGGAGCGGGGCGCCAACGAGGACATCGGGGAGTTCGCCGCGAAGGTGGACGCCTCATTGGCCGACCCGCGCAGTTGGATCGGCAGCGGGCGGCTGCGGTTGCAGCGGGTGCCGAACGGGGGCGGCCACGACTTCACGATCTATCTCGCCACCGCCGGTACGGCCCGCAGGATGTGCGCCGAGTCCGGGGTGAACATCCAGGTCGGCGGTAAGCCGTACACCTCCTGCCGGGGCACCGGACGGGTGATCCTCAATCTCGACCGCTGGCGGCTCTCCGTGCCGCACTTCGTCTCGGCGAAGGTGCCGCTGGAGACGTACCGGACCTACGTGGTCAACCACGAGGTGGGACACGAGTTGGGCCACGGGCACGAGCAGTGTCCGCGTACCGGCCGGGCCGCCCCGGTGATGATGCAGCAGACGCTCTTTCTCCGGGGCTGCTCGGCGAATCCGTGGCCGTACCTGCGGGGGAAGCGGTACGCCGGCCCGTCGCTGTGA
- a CDS encoding ABC transporter permease codes for MNPTLVAVRSGVQRGGIEVRQSLTSVQDLWNYLFPNLAFLAVMFFMGDATVPGTEFSLGARTLPSVLGGGLAFGSLVTMMMTLTVEREDGTLLRAKAIPNGMLGYLVGKVVQVSGMSLIGSAVLLFSGVFLVDGLALDSPAAWLTLLWVLALGLVACLPLGAIFGSLFANPRNVGVITLPIMGLVATSGIFYPLTTFPVWLQWIGQAFPVYWLGLGMRSALLPDEMAAVELGGSWRQLETFGVLGAWAVVGLVVAPIVLRRMARRESGSSVAARKEKAMQRVT; via the coding sequence GTGAATCCGACCCTGGTGGCCGTACGGTCGGGCGTCCAGCGCGGCGGGATCGAGGTGCGGCAGTCCCTGACCAGCGTCCAGGACCTGTGGAACTACCTCTTCCCGAACCTGGCCTTCCTGGCCGTCATGTTCTTCATGGGGGACGCCACGGTGCCCGGCACCGAATTCTCGCTCGGCGCACGCACGCTGCCCAGCGTGCTCGGCGGTGGGCTGGCGTTCGGGTCGCTGGTGACGATGATGATGACGCTCACCGTCGAGCGCGAGGACGGAACCCTGCTACGCGCCAAGGCGATCCCGAACGGCATGCTCGGCTACCTGGTCGGCAAGGTGGTCCAGGTCTCCGGCATGAGCCTGATCGGCAGCGCCGTGCTGCTGTTCTCGGGGGTGTTCCTGGTCGACGGGCTGGCGCTGGACAGCCCCGCTGCCTGGCTGACCCTGCTCTGGGTACTGGCACTCGGGCTGGTCGCCTGCCTGCCGCTCGGGGCGATCTTCGGCTCGCTCTTCGCCAACCCGCGCAACGTCGGAGTGATCACGCTGCCTATCATGGGCCTGGTCGCCACCTCCGGGATCTTCTATCCACTGACCACCTTCCCGGTCTGGTTGCAGTGGATCGGCCAGGCGTTCCCGGTCTACTGGCTCGGCCTGGGGATGCGCTCGGCGCTGCTGCCGGACGAGATGGCGGCGGTGGAACTCGGCGGCTCGTGGCGGCAGCTGGAGACGTTCGGCGTACTTGGCGCCTGGGCCGTGGTGGGTCTGGTGGTGGCGCCGATCGTGTTGCGCCGGATGGCCCGCCGGGAGTCCGGGTCGAGTGTGGCCGCCCGCAAGGAGAAGGCGATGCAGAGGGTCACCTGA
- a CDS encoding ferritin-like fold-containing protein: protein MSAPADPTPSTSAASEPAVPAVPVVAEDVAVVADVPGVDVVDPTASAAVVDLLGLVAYGELVAFDRMAADARLAPDLARRAVLSEMAAVEITNYRRLADRLTELGVAPGEAMSPFVPALQSYHDSTEPKDWLEALTKAYVGEGIADDFVREMAAFLAEPDRQLVLDVLHDSRYDEFAGQEIRLAIAADPKVANRLSMWARRLVGEGLSQAGRMAGERRTLTALIASGFDDQAGAQGLFKRITAAHTIRMSAVGLNN, encoded by the coding sequence GTGTCCGCCCCCGCAGACCCCACCCCCAGCACATCCGCCGCATCCGAGCCGGCTGTTCCGGCTGTACCGGTTGTCGCCGAAGATGTCGCCGTTGTCGCAGATGTCCCCGGTGTCGATGTCGTCGATCCGACGGCTTCGGCCGCCGTCGTCGACCTGCTCGGCCTGGTCGCGTACGGCGAACTGGTCGCCTTCGACCGGATGGCCGCAGACGCCCGATTGGCGCCTGACCTGGCTCGACGTGCCGTACTGAGCGAGATGGCGGCCGTGGAGATCACCAACTACCGGCGGCTCGCCGATCGGCTCACCGAACTCGGGGTGGCGCCCGGCGAGGCGATGTCCCCGTTCGTGCCGGCGTTGCAGTCGTACCACGACTCGACCGAGCCCAAGGACTGGCTGGAGGCGCTGACCAAGGCGTACGTCGGCGAGGGCATCGCGGACGACTTCGTCCGGGAGATGGCGGCCTTCCTCGCCGAACCCGACCGGCAGCTCGTGCTCGACGTGCTGCACGACTCCCGGTACGACGAGTTCGCCGGCCAGGAGATCCGGCTGGCGATCGCGGCCGACCCGAAGGTCGCGAACCGACTCTCGATGTGGGCCCGCCGACTCGTCGGGGAGGGATTGTCCCAGGCCGGTCGGATGGCCGGTGAGCGGAGAACGCTGACCGCCCTGATCGCCAGCGGTTTCGACGATCAGGCCGGAGCGCAGGGTCTGTTCAAGCGGATCACCGCCGCGCACACCATCCGGATGTCCGCGGTGGGGCTGAACAACTGA
- a CDS encoding DEAD/DEAH box helicase, giving the protein MSDHIEEIMAGEALAADAPVRPEAPTFAELGAREETVAALAAVGITRAFAIQEYALPIGLRGTDLIGQAPTGTGKTLGFGVPLLDRVFAPGEGSDGLPQALVVVPTRELGLQVAKDLAAAGKTRNVRVLPIYGGVAYEPQVDALRKGVEILVGTPGRLLDLAKQKHLRLDRVHALVLDEADRMLDLGFLDDVEKILAMLPEDRQTMLFSATMPDPIVALSRRFLRQPVTIHAGHTAETGPSPQTEQLVYRTHSMNKIEIVARIMQARGRGLTMIFTRTKRAADRVAEDLDFRGFAVAAVHGDLGQGARERALRAFRAGKIDVLVATDVAARGLDVTGVTHVINYDCPEDQDTYTHRIGRTGRAGATGVAVTFVDWDDMPRWRIIDKTLGLEMPEPQETYHTSAHLYTDLDIPTDVAGTLPSAERTRAGLSAEVEEDLGGGRSRGTTARRGPGRGDGAGRSRDRRGSTSRSTSPAEPVVGPAAEVTGSDEPRRRQRRRRRAGEVVAETAGTPETVEAGVGRAAETAEGTAVGTPTVVDGDAAGKPRRRRRRRRGSGSAGEQSTDS; this is encoded by the coding sequence ATGAGCGATCACATCGAAGAAATCATGGCTGGTGAGGCGCTGGCCGCCGACGCACCGGTCCGCCCCGAGGCTCCCACGTTCGCGGAGCTCGGAGCGCGCGAGGAAACCGTCGCCGCACTCGCTGCGGTCGGCATCACCCGGGCCTTCGCCATCCAGGAGTACGCGCTGCCGATCGGGCTGCGCGGCACCGACCTGATCGGCCAGGCACCCACCGGTACCGGAAAGACCCTGGGCTTCGGCGTACCGCTGCTGGACCGGGTCTTCGCGCCCGGCGAGGGCAGCGACGGCCTGCCCCAGGCACTTGTCGTCGTACCAACCCGTGAGCTGGGGTTGCAGGTCGCGAAGGATCTCGCCGCGGCCGGCAAGACCCGGAACGTACGGGTACTGCCGATCTACGGCGGTGTGGCGTACGAGCCGCAGGTCGACGCGCTCCGCAAGGGCGTCGAGATCCTGGTCGGTACGCCCGGCCGGTTGCTGGACCTGGCCAAGCAGAAGCACCTCCGACTGGACCGGGTGCACGCACTCGTCCTCGACGAGGCGGACCGGATGCTCGACCTGGGCTTCCTCGACGACGTCGAGAAGATCCTGGCGATGTTGCCGGAGGACCGGCAGACGATGCTCTTCTCGGCCACCATGCCGGATCCCATCGTCGCGCTCTCCCGCCGATTCCTCCGCCAGCCGGTGACGATCCACGCGGGGCACACCGCCGAGACCGGACCGTCCCCGCAGACCGAGCAGCTGGTCTACCGCACCCACTCGATGAACAAGATCGAGATCGTCGCCCGGATCATGCAGGCGCGGGGACGTGGCCTGACCATGATCTTCACCCGTACCAAGCGGGCCGCCGACCGGGTCGCCGAGGACCTCGACTTCCGTGGGTTCGCGGTCGCGGCCGTACACGGTGACCTGGGCCAGGGTGCCCGGGAGCGGGCGCTGCGCGCGTTCCGGGCCGGGAAGATCGACGTACTGGTCGCCACCGACGTGGCGGCACGCGGGCTCGACGTCACCGGTGTCACCCACGTCATCAACTACGACTGTCCCGAGGACCAGGACACCTACACGCACCGGATCGGCCGTACCGGTCGGGCCGGCGCGACCGGTGTCGCGGTGACCTTCGTCGACTGGGACGACATGCCCCGTTGGCGGATCATCGACAAGACCCTCGGGCTGGAGATGCCGGAACCGCAGGAGACGTACCACACCTCGGCGCATCTCTACACCGACCTCGACATCCCGACCGACGTGGCCGGCACGCTGCCGTCCGCCGAGCGGACCCGGGCCGGGCTCTCCGCCGAGGTCGAGGAGGACCTCGGTGGCGGCCGGTCCAGGGGTACGACCGCTCGTCGCGGCCCGGGTCGCGGCGACGGTGCGGGACGTTCCCGTGACCGGCGTGGCAGCACCAGCCGCAGCACCAGCCCGGCCGAGCCGGTCGTCGGACCGGCGGCCGAGGTCACCGGCTCGGACGAGCCGCGACGGCGGCAGCGCCGACGGCGGCGGGCCGGCGAGGTCGTCGCCGAGACGGCTGGCACGCCGGAGACCGTGGAGGCCGGAGTCGGCCGCGCGGCCGAGACCGCCGAGGGCACGGCCGTCGGCACGCCGACGGTGGTCGACGGCGACGCCGCCGGCAAGCCGCGTCGGCGCCGACGGCGGCGGCGGGGCTCCGGTTCCGCCGGCGAGCAGTCGACCGACAGCTGA
- a CDS encoding alpha/beta fold hydrolase: MKRALLEADESIARDEVPPPWPGRAVRIDGSVTYVRDTPATRADAEPALYVHGLGGSAQNWTDLAGLLADRLDGQAIDLPGFGRSEPGRRYTIPAFADRVVRYIEHSGRGPVHLFGNSLGGAISVRVAGLRPDLVRTLTLISPAMPFLDPRRSLQGRMVPLLAVPGAERFASRWLTQLPPEEMARQVMEACVADTGRICDQRRQEAIDEIRIRYTAEHYAAAYLRTLRGLVGSFVRAYLPGAGSLWRIAGLITAPTLVIGGTQDRLVDVRVPAQVARLIPDSRLLVLDGVGHVPQMEVPRTVARAAVALLRETGRVPAAG; encoded by the coding sequence ATGAAGCGTGCGCTGTTGGAGGCGGACGAGTCGATCGCCCGGGACGAGGTGCCGCCGCCGTGGCCCGGCCGGGCCGTACGGATCGACGGCTCCGTCACGTACGTCCGGGACACCCCGGCGACCCGGGCCGACGCCGAGCCGGCGCTCTACGTGCACGGGCTGGGCGGCTCGGCGCAGAACTGGACAGACCTGGCCGGCCTGCTCGCCGACCGCCTGGACGGCCAGGCCATCGACCTGCCCGGGTTCGGCCGGAGTGAGCCGGGTCGCCGGTACACCATTCCCGCCTTCGCCGACCGGGTCGTCCGGTACATCGAGCACTCCGGTCGAGGTCCGGTGCACCTGTTCGGGAACTCGCTCGGCGGCGCCATCTCGGTACGGGTCGCCGGCCTGCGGCCCGATCTCGTACGCACGCTCACCCTGATCTCGCCGGCGATGCCGTTCCTCGATCCCCGGCGTTCGTTGCAGGGTCGGATGGTGCCGCTGCTGGCGGTGCCCGGGGCGGAACGGTTCGCCTCGCGCTGGCTGACCCAGTTGCCGCCGGAGGAGATGGCCCGTCAGGTGATGGAGGCCTGCGTGGCCGACACGGGGCGGATCTGTGACCAGCGGCGCCAGGAGGCGATCGACGAGATCCGGATCCGGTACACCGCCGAGCACTATGCGGCGGCGTACCTGCGTACGCTGCGTGGGCTGGTCGGCAGTTTCGTCCGGGCGTACCTGCCCGGCGCCGGGTCGCTGTGGCGGATCGCCGGCCTGATCACCGCGCCGACCCTGGTCATCGGCGGTACGCAGGACCGGCTGGTTGACGTCCGGGTGCCGGCCCAGGTGGCTCGACTGATCCCGGACAGCCGGCTGCTGGTGCTGGACGGCGTGGGGCACGTTCCGCAGATGGAGGTGCCCCGGACGGTCGCCCGGGCGGCGGTCGCGCTGCTGCGCGAGACGGGCCGTGTCCCGGCTGCTGGATAA
- a CDS encoding TetR/AcrR family transcriptional regulator yields MTQVGNGAQTAGRPTRLPRSARRKQLLAAAQEVFVAQGYHSAAMDDIAERAGVSKPVLYQHFPGKLELYLALLDTHCDAIVAKVREAMAATSDNKERVSGAVRAYFDFVDHESGAFRLVFESDLRNEPAVRERVERVEQGCIAAITDTIISDTGVSRSRAELLASGLVGAAETAAQFWLAGGRKVPKAEAEALLTGLSWRGIASFPLQGESA; encoded by the coding sequence ATGACCCAGGTGGGAAACGGCGCACAGACAGCCGGCCGGCCAACTCGTCTGCCGCGCTCGGCACGGCGTAAACAGCTGCTCGCGGCGGCCCAGGAGGTGTTCGTCGCCCAGGGGTACCACTCGGCCGCGATGGATGACATCGCCGAGCGGGCCGGGGTCTCCAAGCCCGTCCTCTACCAGCACTTTCCTGGCAAGTTGGAGCTCTACCTGGCGTTGCTGGACACCCACTGCGACGCGATCGTGGCGAAGGTCCGGGAAGCCATGGCGGCGACCAGCGACAACAAGGAACGGGTCAGCGGGGCGGTTCGGGCCTACTTCGACTTCGTCGACCACGAGAGCGGGGCGTTCCGGCTGGTCTTCGAGTCGGACCTGCGCAACGAGCCGGCCGTACGCGAGCGGGTCGAACGGGTGGAGCAGGGCTGCATCGCGGCGATCACCGACACCATCATCTCGGACACCGGGGTGAGCCGGTCGCGTGCCGAACTCCTCGCCTCCGGACTGGTCGGGGCGGCCGAGACGGCGGCCCAGTTCTGGTTGGCCGGCGGGCGGAAGGTGCCGAAGGCCGAGGCGGAGGCCCTGCTCACCGGCCTGTCCTGGCGCGGAATCGCGAGCTTTCCGTTGCAGGGCGAGTCGGCCTGA
- a CDS encoding DUF3107 domain-containing protein: protein MEVKIGVQYAPRELVLESAQTPAEIEQIVTDALTNNGTLSLTDEKGRRVIVPVDKVAYVEIAEASPRAVGFVSR, encoded by the coding sequence GTGGAGGTCAAGATCGGCGTGCAGTACGCGCCGCGCGAGCTGGTCCTGGAGAGCGCGCAGACGCCGGCCGAGATCGAGCAGATCGTGACGGACGCCCTCACCAACAACGGCACGCTGTCGCTGACGGACGAGAAGGGCCGACGGGTCATCGTGCCCGTCGACAAGGTGGCGTACGTCGAGATCGCCGAGGCGTCGCCCCGGGCGGTCGGGTTCGTCTCCCGCTGA
- the moeZ gene encoding adenylyltransferase/sulfurtransferase MoeZ has translation MGTGESTVSLPPLVEPAAELTVDEIRRYSRHLIIPDVGVEGQKRLKNARVLCVGAGGLGSPALMYLAAAGVGTLGIIDFDTVDESNLQRQIIHGQSDVGRPKAESAAATIREINPLVSVEIHNTALDRDNVKEIFSQYDLIVDGTDNFATRYMVNDAAVLLGKPYVWGSIYRFDGQASVFWAEHGPCYRCLYPEPPPPGMVPSCAEGGVLGVLCASIGAIQVTEAIKLLTGIGDPLVGRLMVYDALEMSYRKIKVRKDPACALCGENPTVTDLLEDYEDFCGAVSPEAEEAVADATITARELKDWQDAGKDIFLVDVREPAEYEIVRIPGATLIPKGDILSGAALATLPQDKQIVLHCKSGVRSAEALAAVKAAGFRDAVHVQGGVLSWIKQIDPSLPAY, from the coding sequence ATCGGAACCGGGGAGTCCACCGTGTCACTGCCCCCGCTCGTCGAACCCGCCGCCGAGCTGACCGTTGACGAGATCCGCCGCTACTCGCGCCACCTGATCATCCCGGACGTCGGGGTCGAGGGGCAGAAGCGGTTGAAGAATGCCCGGGTGCTCTGTGTCGGGGCCGGTGGTCTCGGCTCGCCCGCGCTGATGTACCTGGCCGCGGCCGGAGTCGGCACGCTCGGCATCATCGACTTCGACACCGTCGACGAGTCCAACCTGCAACGGCAGATCATCCACGGCCAGTCGGACGTCGGCCGGCCGAAGGCCGAGTCCGCGGCGGCGACCATCCGGGAGATCAATCCGCTGGTCAGCGTGGAGATCCACAACACCGCCCTGGACCGGGACAACGTCAAGGAGATCTTCAGCCAGTACGACCTGATCGTCGACGGGACGGACAACTTCGCCACCCGGTACATGGTCAACGACGCGGCGGTGCTGCTCGGCAAGCCGTACGTCTGGGGGTCGATCTACCGCTTCGACGGGCAGGCGTCGGTGTTCTGGGCCGAGCACGGTCCCTGCTACCGCTGCCTCTACCCGGAGCCGCCGCCGCCCGGGATGGTGCCGTCCTGCGCCGAGGGCGGAGTGCTCGGGGTGCTCTGCGCGTCGATCGGCGCGATCCAGGTCACCGAGGCGATCAAGCTGCTCACCGGGATCGGTGACCCGCTGGTCGGCCGGCTGATGGTCTACGACGCCCTGGAGATGTCGTACCGGAAGATCAAGGTCCGCAAGGATCCGGCCTGTGCGCTGTGCGGGGAGAACCCGACCGTGACCGACCTGCTGGAGGACTACGAGGACTTCTGCGGCGCGGTCTCGCCGGAGGCGGAGGAGGCGGTGGCGGACGCGACCATCACCGCCCGGGAGCTGAAGGACTGGCAGGACGCCGGCAAGGACATCTTCCTGGTCGACGTCCGGGAGCCGGCCGAGTACGAGATCGTCCGCATTCCCGGCGCCACGCTGATCCCGAAGGGCGACATCCTCTCCGGCGCGGCCCTGGCCACGCTGCCGCAGGACAAGCAGATCGTGCTGCACTGCAAGTCGGGCGTACGCTCCGCCGAGGCGCTGGCCGCGGTGAAGGCGGCCGGGTTCCGGGACGCGGTGCACGTCCAGGGCGGGGTGCTCTCCTGGATCAAGCAGATCGATCCGTCCCTGCCCGCCTACTGA
- a CDS encoding helix-turn-helix transcriptional regulator produces the protein MSEAIYNRIAVLRAERGISRRDLADALGVHYQTIGYLERGEYNPSLHLALRIAEYFEVTVEVVFSTQPFPRIGAAERATA, from the coding sequence ATGAGCGAGGCGATCTACAACCGCATCGCGGTGCTGCGCGCGGAGCGCGGAATCTCCCGCCGGGATCTCGCCGACGCGCTCGGGGTGCACTACCAGACGATCGGCTACCTGGAGCGGGGCGAGTACAACCCCAGCCTGCACCTGGCGCTGCGGATCGCGGAGTACTTCGAGGTGACGGTGGAGGTGGTCTTCTCCACCCAACCCTTCCCCCGGATCGGCGCGGCGGAGCGGGCCACGGCCTGA
- a CDS encoding ABC transporter ATP-binding protein, translating into MTIVGQPGRTPEPAEVLVERPVLDVRDLRMRYGSTDVLTGVTFTASPGEVLVLLGPNGAGKTTTIEILEGFRMRSAGEVTVLGVDPAHGDERWRARLGVVLQSWRDHAKWRVRELLAHLGSYYPPYSTDQVRRPWDVDELVDAVGLTPHAHKRVGQLSGGQRRRLDVAIGIVGRPELLFLDEPTAGFDPEARREFHDLVHRLADLEQTTILLTTHDLDEAEKLADRILILAGGSIIADGSADQLARRMSSEAEVKWSQDGQRFVHATTDATRYVRELFQQHGDRIADLEVRRATLEDTYMALVREFESGQGAAALREFEEANR; encoded by the coding sequence ATGACCATCGTCGGGCAGCCTGGACGAACACCTGAGCCGGCCGAGGTGCTGGTGGAAAGACCCGTGTTGGACGTCCGTGATCTGCGGATGCGATATGGCAGCACGGACGTGCTGACCGGGGTGACCTTCACCGCCAGTCCCGGCGAGGTACTGGTGCTGCTGGGTCCGAACGGCGCGGGCAAGACCACGACGATCGAGATCCTGGAGGGCTTCCGGATGCGCTCGGCCGGCGAGGTGACCGTGCTGGGCGTGGACCCGGCCCACGGTGACGAGCGCTGGCGGGCGCGGCTGGGCGTCGTGCTCCAGTCCTGGCGGGACCATGCCAAGTGGCGGGTACGCGAACTGCTCGCCCACCTCGGCTCGTACTACCCGCCGTACTCGACCGACCAGGTCCGGCGGCCCTGGGACGTCGACGAGCTGGTGGACGCGGTGGGGCTGACCCCGCACGCGCACAAGCGGGTCGGCCAGCTCTCCGGTGGGCAGCGACGGCGCCTGGACGTCGCGATCGGCATCGTCGGGCGACCCGAACTGCTCTTCCTCGACGAGCCCACGGCGGGGTTCGACCCGGAGGCCCGCCGCGAGTTCCACGACCTGGTGCACCGCCTGGCCGACCTGGAGCAGACCACGATCCTGCTGACCACCCACGACCTGGACGAGGCCGAGAAACTGGCCGACCGGATCCTGATCCTGGCCGGCGGGTCGATCATCGCCGACGGGTCGGCCGACCAACTGGCCCGGCGGATGTCGTCGGAGGCCGAGGTGAAGTGGAGCCAGGACGGCCAGCGTTTCGTGCACGCGACCACCGACGCCACCCGCTACGTCCGGGAGTTGTTCCAGCAGCACGGCGACCGCATCGCCGACCTGGAGGTCCGGCGGGCCACTCTGGAGGACACCTACATGGCGCTGGTACGCGAGTTCGAGTCCGGCCAGGGCGCCGCCGCGCTCCGCGAGTTCGAGGAGGCGAACCGGTGA
- the proB gene encoding glutamate 5-kinase, which produces MREAVNAARRIVVKVGSSSLTTAAGGLDTERVDALADVLAGWLAGGTTGAGPTEAAPPPAGSGRRRAAPADRRELVLVSSGAIAAGLAPLGLPRRPRDLATQQAAASVGQGLLIGRYSAGLARHGRTVGQVLLTVDDVTRRAHYRNAYRTLRKLLDLGAVPIVNENDTVATDEIRFGDNDRLAALVAALVHADLLVLLSDVDALYTGDPARPGTVRIEDVHDERDLAHVAIGRTGRAGVGTGGMVTKVEAARIATGFGIPVVLTSASLAPEALAGMEVGTFFHRVRQRPTARLFWLAHATSPRGRLHLDPGAVAAVVGRRKSLLPAGITAVDGTFTAGDPVDLVDAAGAAVARGLVNYDAVELPGLLGRSTSELAAALGPAYEREVVHRDDLVLLV; this is translated from the coding sequence TCGACGCGCTGGCCGACGTACTCGCCGGCTGGCTGGCCGGTGGGACGACCGGTGCCGGGCCGACGGAGGCCGCCCCGCCACCGGCCGGGTCCGGTCGTCGCCGGGCGGCCCCGGCGGACCGCCGCGAGCTGGTGCTGGTGTCGTCCGGAGCGATCGCCGCCGGCCTGGCCCCGCTCGGGCTCCCCCGCCGACCCCGTGACCTGGCCACCCAGCAGGCGGCGGCCAGCGTCGGGCAGGGCCTGCTGATCGGGCGCTACTCGGCCGGCCTCGCCCGGCACGGCCGTACGGTCGGCCAGGTGCTGCTGACCGTCGACGACGTCACCCGGCGGGCGCACTACCGCAACGCCTACCGCACGCTGCGGAAACTGCTCGACCTCGGTGCGGTGCCGATCGTCAACGAGAACGACACGGTGGCCACCGACGAGATCCGGTTCGGCGACAACGACCGGCTGGCCGCGCTGGTGGCCGCGCTGGTCCACGCCGACCTGCTGGTGCTGCTCTCCGACGTCGACGCGCTCTACACCGGTGATCCGGCCCGGCCCGGCACGGTACGGATCGAGGACGTCCACGACGAGCGGGACCTCGCCCACGTCGCCATCGGTCGGACCGGCCGGGCCGGGGTCGGCACCGGAGGCATGGTCACCAAGGTCGAGGCGGCCCGGATCGCGACCGGCTTCGGCATCCCGGTGGTGCTGACCTCCGCGTCGCTGGCTCCGGAGGCGCTCGCCGGTATGGAGGTCGGCACCTTCTTCCATCGGGTCCGGCAACGGCCGACCGCCCGGCTGTTCTGGCTCGCCCACGCCACCTCGCCCCGGGGTCGGCTGCACCTCGACCCGGGCGCGGTGGCGGCCGTGGTGGGCCGGCGGAAGTCCCTGCTACCCGCCGGGATCACCGCCGTGGACGGCACGTTCACCGCCGGGGACCCGGTCGACCTGGTGGACGCCGCCGGCGCCGCGGTGGCCCGGGGGCTGGTCAACTACGACGCCGTGGAGCTGCCCGGCCTGCTCGGCCGGTCCACCTCGGAACTCGCCGCCGCGCTCGGCCCGGCGTACGAGCGCGAGGTCGTGCACCGCGACGACCTGGTGCTCCTTGTCTGA